The nucleotide window CCTTCCTAAATTCCTTACCCACCGATTTGCCATTAGTGCATCCTGCTACTGCGCCAGGTAAATGGTGGAATGCCCTATAGTGGGAAAGCAGGCTGGCAGAGGCAGGGTAAGtacttggtgccagataccacaggacacatCATGGAGTCCATAGGTCAAAGTGGATTAAGCAGCAGCACAAGAGGACCTTAACAATAGGCAGGTGGTTGAAATGTTATGGCTAACCGGTATAAAATGGCACAAATCCCAGAGAACTAAAACCTTGTACCGTGGGGGTGATAAAAGCcaataataacaattaaaaaaaaaaaaaaacgaatgctaagttttcaattcaattttttggGCCTCTGACATTCTGACCTATATCTTCCGGTAAAGGGGTTGATGATCGGGACTGGGTTTGGAGAGGGGAACCCAGTGATTCGTTAGTACTGTGCCCCGTGGGGGGCAGACGCTCAAATGTGGGATGGGACGTGAATCTGGTCTGACTAGACTGAGGGGCTTGATAGTAGAAGGCAGAATGGGGATGAACAGGGGCATAAGTGTAGGGGGATGACTGGTTAGAGAGAATGGCAAAGCTATTTGTAGAGGTCTGTGGGGAAGAAAGAGGTTGGGGGAAGTTAGAAGTTTGGGTTGTGTAGAAAATGGATGGATATTGGGCTGTGCTAGGTGTGAAGGATTCACTGTGGCCAAAGTAACCGTGGAGCCTCCCAAAGATCCCTTAACAAAGACATATCTGCCATCTGGGCAACTTTTTAGTTCCTGGAGCCTCCATGTAATAGAGGATGCTATCAAAATACTCACACCTTTAGATTTAGATACAGCAGAACAACTATGGTATACTATCGGGTACCTCCTATCACCCAGTCTCGGGACTCTGTCCGCCCGAAAGTGGGTTTCCTGTAAAAAGGCCACTTGTGCCTTTAGCCTATGTAGTTCTGCCAGAATGGATGAGCGCTTTTCTAGGACATTCAGCCCCTTAACATTATACGTGACAACATTAATCTTACCCATTATGGCTAGATACAGctgacaaaaaacaacaaaaacaaacaacaaataacagaaacaaacaacaaataacagtaagcgcagatcagctgcgcaAAGTCCCTTGGAGGGGGAGGCTCAGGTGGTCAGGACGAGGCCCTCACCATCCGGGCCAGGCCTATCATTATATGCCAATAAGATAAATGTTGGATGAGAAAGCAAATGTGAGCAGTACGGGGGAGGGTACGGGTAAACATCCACATTCTCCAAAAACAGATCATTATCAAATATAGCTGCAACTAATACAGTGACAAAAATAGACAGTGTAGAACAAAAATCTTACAAACTGTAATTCTTCATGGGCAAATATTCTAAACACACCAGGGAAAGGAACAGCCAATCGTTCCGGAAACCCCCTGGTGGCGTAGTCTACAGTCCCGAAGGGGTCTACGAAGTGTCAGGGTTTGGGTGAAAACTGGACTGTCTCTTTACTTGCTGCCTGTTAGGGTCCGCTGGAGGGGTTAAGAACGTGGGGAGCGTAGGCCAATCAGGAAGATCCACATGAGGAAGCTCAAATGTCGTCAAGAAAGTGACTAGGTCCCCCAGTTCACGAAAGGTGGAAGATTTGTTTCCTTTGTGAGCGAAGAGTTGAAACGGAAAACCCCATCTGTATTTGATGTTATTGTCCTTCAGCAGCCGCAAAAGCGGTTTTAGTGCTCTACCTAGCGCCAGGGTATTACGGGAGAGATCTGTTAGAAGCATAATGGGCCGGTTGTTGAAGGTGAATTCGTCCTGGGATCTGGCTTCCTGCATAATACGCTCTTTAAGTTGGAAAGAATGGATTCGGCAATTCACGTCTCGTGGTCTATCTGGATCCGGGTTCTTTAGGCCCAAAGTTCTATGGATGCGGTCAATTTCTATGGCATCATCTCTCGGCCTCTGTAGGAGCTCATTAAACAGGGTCGTTGCCGCTGCATGAAGGTCTGTTGATTCAATCGTTTCCCAGGTCCCCGGTGTAGTGTCCCCGGATTCTTATATTATTACAACGGCTCCGGTTCTCCAAATCATCCTGATGGTACAAGAGTTGTTGCAATATCCTGGAGTGCTCATTAAGGATGTGGGCATGAGATTGAACATGACCACGTAGGTCTGCCGTTGTGCgttcaacatctttttttttcgaGCCAATGTCTGATCTGAGAGATGATATTTCCGAGCGTAGAGAAGTTTGGATGCGCTCAAGGTAAGTTTCAAAGTCCGCCTTAGTGGGCAGAGACTTCAGGTAAGCATCTCTATCCCAGACTTCCGTGGGGTCCATGGATATCTGTGAGGGGCTCATCAGGCTGGAGGGACTCCTAGCTTCACCCAATAATGTGGGAAAATTAGAAGCAGAATCCTACTGGATAAAGCCAGGGGAGTCCATTCCGGGCTCAGAGGACTGTGCAGGATTAAGCCTTGTGTTCGGGCCCCCTCCTCCTGAACCAGGAGTTTTGGAGCGGCCAAAGAATGTTccaatttcccttttttgggATGATTGACTATGTGGCTTCCCCTTACCCATGTTGCAGAGAAGGGAAAAACGTGTGCAGAGGGTTGCAATAGAGAATGCAGTGTTTGAAGGTTAAGCAGGTATAATATCCCGAAATATTAGCGTATTGTACATCCAAATGTAGGGCCCAGCAATGGTGGGGCCTCACATCCCGTGAAATTAGCTGCACATAATGGAGATGACTTCAAAATCCCTTGAACTGGGGGATCAGTAATGCAGTGGAGGGATCAACAAACAGATGAGGCCATATAAGGAGCAGGTATTCCCGTACAAGATGCTATGCGGCCTAAATGGCCAGCAAGTTCCCAAGTAAGTGCTTGTCAAACAAAGTcctccaacaaaaataaaaatatgctgcTCCACAGATGCAGGAGGGTTGATTAGAAAATATTATGATGTCAACTAAACTTAGTTCTCCTTCTCTGGCTGGGATGGCTCTAGATGCTGAAGTTGCACAGTATGGGATACCATGTGGCCAACATGGCCGCCCTGTAATGAAAAAGCTAGGCCTCCAAACTGTGTGCAAAAGATTTTGTATATTAGGCACAATTCCTCAGTGCACATAGATATTAATCAACAAATGCTGTGTAATTATGAAACAGGCACAAATCCCCTTCTCTCGCTCAGATGAATGTGGATGCAGATGCACTTTGCACAAGGAAccatgtggccaagatggccgatTTCACTTTCAAAAGCAGGCGTAGGAACAGCCTCTTCCACAAATATAGTATGCAAACTATGTAGCAAGGCAGTACAGGGCAGTATATAATGTGGAATATACCCAAGTCCCTTCTACTTGTTAGGATGGAAGTGGATGTAGATTTTCAGCTGGGTAGGGGGCCGCGTGCGTAAAATGGCCGCCTGATGTCACTGGTAACAAGATATCTCCGGAGGCCTCAGGAGTAATAAGCTTTGAAGGAGGAAGAATAAATCCTGCTAACCCTGAAAAACCGGGCTCCTGTCTCAACAAGGGCTGGTAGCATGAGCCGCCTAGCCCGCTCTTGGGGATATCAGCTGCCACTGGGGTATGAAGGATCCCCTGCACTGTGGGGAGCGGCGTCTCCGCTCTCTCTGCCCGCCCGCAATCAACTCACCGCAGGCTTCTCCGGTGTTTTTAGTGTCTGAGAGGCTGTGATGCGTACGGCTCGCGATAAAAATCCTCGGGCTGGAACGGAGCTCTGCAGTGTTGGGGCCGTTCCCGGtgactcctcccccggaagtccGAAGGttctaaatttaatgtaaaaaccGTCAACCAGTTAGCggagacatttttatatatatagctaattaaagaaatgcagaagaactgatttttaaacaaatcattttaacttttaacaaaaattagTAGCTGGGTTATAAAGCAGCAGTTCTGTGGTTATAGTGatacttaagaaaaaaacaaaacactcgctgcacatttataaagtgcTTGTCACACtggtgtgttgtgtttttttccagaaacaCAATGAATAGCACTTATGTTGTTGTGCTGGGTTGCCATTCTTTGTAAATCCCCCCTGCAAACAAAGCTTTGAGATGTGCTACTGGAaaccctgtaactgtgtgttgctgtccacagtgcttaaaaaaaatgtgtgcaatgtgctgcattggcATGCATTTGGTAAATTTTGGTAAAACTCCCTGCAGCCCTCTAATGTGAGCGAGCCATTGTTTGATTTACCCAGAAATGTCTGCACTGATTAGACTGAtaaaagtaaattgaaatatttaaagtgtatgcccaggcaataaatatttttatacagggaAAGGTTAAACCCCTAtgaggttatttattatttttaatattattatctttttttttttttttttgctctctgcACCCTGCTtggaagatgttgatcattttttgTCTTAATGACCATGTCTTagttaacaaaataaattgtggtaattctgcactgtggtgatggcatctagGCTTGATGTCTTTATGAGGGTATTGGACAAAATTCTGCAGGAAAAGTCCATCACGGGTTACTAGGACGGAGAGCTCAGGCTGTGACCCGGCCCCTCGATCAGGTTGGTACTCATTACTGGTGTTGAGTTATGGATTGGTTTTGTCATAGAGAGCGATTGCTGTACATTacatgaatgacatccacacttattAACATCTGTTCTGTGCATTCAGTACACgaaaggttacaatgtcattgcatagcagcaggtttgcatttacctgacatcacatgacccgtgtAATTCTAggtgtgctgggataggttggtgtgcagggttcagctctctatggcctgtgtgtgtgctatatgagaggacaggacagacatggcactcattgtactgggatGGTCAGCaggaactttgtattggctgctgtccatGGAAACCAACCTGGGCTCCCTctaatgggaaaatgagagctCTTGTGGATGATCGAGGCCTGCAAGCCACCTGTGGGAAATGTGCgctacacctccacttcatcCTATTTATGCGAATTCCCCAAGAAGTAGGACCAATGTATGTACAACGGAGGTGaatcaaaggtaggaaatgcactcagatgccaaaagctggtggtcagtggaacattgctcCCTTGTgctggtggtcagcaaattcaaaaaGACAGCTGACAGCTGACAATCACTGCTGTAGATTTTTGACTCAGggaatatccttttttttagttttaactaATAGTGTTAGCTATTTTTGGTAATGGAAATTGAatggaatggaattttttttaattttgtgtttttgtagactccaagtcttgaacacccaaaaatgaatacagcacaaaagcaaaaacagatagtggaagatcagtccaagaggcctggacagagtcatttggagtgattaAACGCAATTGGAAAGCGTTAAATGAGGCCCGTAGTAGGGAACCAGGcgtagggcctgcatgacagggtgtgagggcAGCCCATAGGTGTTAAAACGGTTAATTAGGGGGGGGAGAGGTTTGGGTGAGGTGGGGTTAGCTAGGGGTAGGGTTGGAAGTGAAGGGGCTGGGAATAAAGGAGGGGTTAAAAAGGGAGTTAATCAAAAattagggacagttttttttgCGGGAAGAAAATTTGTTAGGTAGGGTATTTACATCATGGAGTCTTGATGCAGCAGCCTAGGGCTGCGGCGGCCTTACAGGATGGAGCATGGCTGCAGGATGGGGTGGCCAGGGTGCTTGGGGGGGCTGCTAGTGGGCCCCCTTCAGTTAGGTTTGGCTACGACCTAGGAGGCATAGGCCTCCAGTGCACCTGAGCCCTGTACCCTTTGCCATGCTGGGAGCCTCAGGAGGGACCCTCCTAACTTGCCTGCTGGGCTCAGCTTGGCCCAAGCTGGGCAGAGGTTAGGGAGGAATCCCTTTTAATGGCAGAGCTCTGGGGCGGGGgatgcggctgccagggagctcAGCCCCCATTCTCCCACAGGTGAGGCCTTGAAGGGGGAGGCCTCACTTGAAGCCAGGACCTCATGTACTGCAGGGCCTGATGGAAGTGTGGGACAGCCGGCCTGATTCCAGGAGCGGCCTTGGAGGTCCTGGGGTCGAGGGGGACCTTATCGATGGCAGTGGTCTTCAGTCTTCCAGTTGCCAGTGGGAGCCGATCTGAGCTCGTGAGGTCCTCCAGGTGGTCGGCTACAGCTAGGCCACAAAGAAGTATGGTGACACAGGGAAGAGTCGCACCTCGTCACAAGGGTCTCCCGGAAGTGACGTGGTGACATGTACTGGCTCTATGGTTGTGTGGGGGATGGTAATGTGTATTGTGGGGGGGTAGCATGGGGTGTTGGAAGGCCTTAGGGAGGTGGTCAAAAAATTGCAGCGGGGGGATGGGGGGAGGAGTGGGGAGCCCAGCTGTGGGGGCGGGGGTTGGGACAGGTGGCAGTTCAGTCAGAACGGTGGGGGGAGTTCTGAAGTTCTAGGCCTTAATTAGGGGATCCATTTTTGGTTCATGAggactgttgttttttttgtcccACTTTCAGTTTATAGCGGTGTTTGGGTCTAATGAGAATGGATATGCAGCTACGCATGTCACCGGTAAATCCCATAGATCTGgtctctgcacttcgtggctggagatcgAGAAGGAAGGACgtatccccaggacctgcagggatcagCAGGACACGGGGaaagcgacggaacaaggtaagtgggttttttttagttaaaagcgaccccaaGTGTCACTCGGGAtaaccgctagggggttaaattTAGAGCAGGTTGGTTGACATTGTTGTTTAACTTGGGGTTAATATTTGGGTAAATTGGTTGAGAAAGTGGTATATATGATTGTTGTATATTAATGGATTTGTTAATTTTGTCTGcaaattgtatatgttgtttatTCGCTTATTCGTTTATTCGctatttattgttggtaaaaatggttatttattttgttaaaaaaaggctacttgccagccattttaaagtcCGGTGAAgtgtcagtgtgtttttggggGTTAtaggctggtgagttggggggaGAAGCTGATTTGAGTAGGGGGGGAAAGTAAAGGGGGTGGGGGCAaaggtccaagctaccctggtcatgtattCTGTGTATTCCTGTGTGTCGCAATTGTCATCATTGTGACATCAATTGTCAGCCGGCAATTTGACTACAACAACAAAAGTGTTGCCAAACTttgtgaaactgaaagaaaagggtttcttgaagggaaattgGGGAAATATCGttcccagtatcttagtttttgTAACTAtcatgttgtctgggagtaattccctttttcatgatttccaaaacaaggataaaattattcaacacatctctgagatgccacttagcagaaatactgCTAAAGATGTTAGaagctcaccactgacttacaaaaggcagACTGTTACTCCATGTTCTGGGATGaaagcacaaatataaatattcatgcaaggctagcagtaattttgCATTATggtgttggtgacatcatgagagaagagctggtAAAACTAGTGTCTGCCACAAAACACAAGGGATAGATACCTACAGtgctgtgatggaggctttttttgtcaaaagacgtaagaccagaaaaagtggtttcaattactagtgaaCTGGGGACCTTCTATGGTGGGGGCAAaatctggtttcatacagttctttgttcacatcaagtcattcagttccattgtattatacatcaagaagctGTTTGTTCCTGGGaaagcagcaaaatattttgACAATGTTTTCAAAGATGTCATAAAATTGTTAATTACATCATGGCTGGtactcagaattttcagtttCAAGCACTTCTTAAAGGGGGGTTCCGGCACAGTAAAATTGTTTACTTACGTACAATAACGTTCGGTGGCTGAGGAGAGGTTCTGGAGAGATTTCTAGCTTGCTTGGATGAAAATAGGttgtttatgaataaaaaagggcaggaatatccacagctcactgatatggcctggcttaccaacctcgtttttacagattttacactacacttcaatgACACTACactactgaacaaacaactacaaggtgtagggaaaacggcagaaaggatgttttgtgatatcaaaacatttgagaaaaaactgcaggtttttgaaagagaCCTTGAAAGCTGGCTGATGAAAttatttccaaatttaaaaatgcattcagaaaattctacatttgcagaAAATCCTACAAGCCATCAGGAAATCTGGAAGGAAatttctagcattgtagcagctgcaaaggtgaattgTAGTAACTAATTTTTACAGTTCCGTAGAATGGAGACAACTCTGTGTTCTCTTACTCCTCGAGATAAAGCCAAATTTGAAGAACTTGATCTTTCTCTGCTTACACTGGTTAGATTTTGAAAATCTGGAAATGGATCTTTTGGAATTTCAAGAAAGCTcttatttggaaaaataaattctatgaccGGCATGAAACACTAGACaagatagaagggatgacaaatgacagcattTAGTTCTTAAAAAGGGGTTccttaaagtgtggaattctctgccaaataattttaagtcaatGAAATCATTTGggattgctttccttactttgtttggatcatcTTATGCTTGCGAGCAGCTGTTTTCAGTTTTGAATTATAATAAATCTGACTCCAGAAACAGACAGACAGAACACACAGATGACCTGAGTGCTGTATGTGTTGCTCTAAAACTTACAAAGTATGAGCCAAGcttagacaaattatcagcatgcatacaacaacaaaaatcacaataattgttcaaaagcatgtcaaatgaaaacttttacctttcaataaaaagttgtttgtatcattaaaagctctgttattgtgtttttcttttaagacaaaagatgttaattTATGAGtgattttttaaactaaaatctcAGTATTCAGGTTTAATTGCCGTGTTGGCACTTTGCGATAAACAAGggggttttgggttgcagtttgggcacaGGTGTCCACTGTTGGCCATGTCTGCCACTGTTTAGGGTTGTAATTATAAACTACTAATTTATAACTGTTTTGCACATCAGGTAGATGCTTTGGAAAGCACAAATGAATATTGCATGTATGTactgattgttttctttttttttcctctcttctatAAAAGAAAATGGCGCAAAAGTGATTTTAAACTATACCAAAGTTAATGGCAGATTATGTGGCTCTCATTCCTAATGGTAAGAGAATTCTTGTGTCAGCTGGTAAGGAATGAAGGTTGGACAATTACTACATTTACTTagtgtttttttaggcaaattccCCTATcctggggttggggaccactgatatacTAGAACTCTTGCGGTCAAAtgcattaaagcatacctaaactcagaatttgcacTTTAGATAAAAtggtaggcaacccttttatgtaaagtaaaaattctgtagtttttaaaaaactttttaaaaaaaaagtaaaaaaaaaaaaaaaggggtgcagcaccaccccctaaatCTGAATGAATTGGAGGGCTCTTGGGCGcatttgtcaaaaggaaaaaatattgctgatctcacgcatgcacagtgagaatggcaatttttttcccacctacgtcacccagtctcgcacctgggtcaggtgacgtaggaagaagaagccagaagaagGGGAGAAGATCCTCTTtaatagtttgttacacactttacataacaCAGTGACATCAACCCGTGACCAGTAATAATGTTTAAGAGATCATAttagagcaagtgacccatcataagtAACTCAAAAACACAAATAGTTTAATTGTAACCCCGAAAAAGGGGAGAGGGATTAtgcagactgagcccatgtgattttttcccctccttttaagtaaacattaaaaaaacaccatgaaTATATGTATTCACATTAATTTGATTGACATTTTAAGATGAAGATTGTAGAgaatacactgattttttttttctctactcaatacaaaaaaaaacttttttttttggttggacatacactttaggtaaaagttgtaaatgtaaaaatatagaaaaataagatTCTGTGATTTATTAGATTGCCTAGCCATAAAGGTCATTTATTATCATTAGGTGTATGGTATAATATGTTTTGTCTCACATGAGGCATTAAAGATAACAATGTAAGTAGAGGGTAGGTTagtgtagatcagtgtttcttatcCAGGGTTGCTCCAAAGGTTGCCAAACAATAATGTTTTCTAGCAATCTTGAACGATGCCATTCTCATTAGCCAGTAATGTAGGaaggattcttcccactgaccacccattaatgtactgtgatctgtgtctaaagaaattatagtaggggtttcccaagacctgaaagttatttttaaaagggttcccccatgtaaaaaaaaggtcaagaaaggctgaacTAGGGTGTCACTGAAAACtgtatccaaaatatttaaaactttattacctaATATTTCCTCCATTTCCTCCCTCTAGGTCAACTTTCATCTGGAAGTAGAAAAGTTTTGAGCTCCAGGTTGTTGGGATATTTGTCCATCCTCCTGCAGTGTGCCATCTGTGCCCTCCTTGTTTATGCCCTCATTTTTGAAGGTGGTGACTTGGTTGTCAGTGGATGCCAAAAGATCGGCTTTTATAATTACTGCCTGTACAACAAAACTCTTGGGAACTGTGAATGTATTTTTGATATTAATGATCCGAGTTTGgctgggagaaccagcaaacatGGATTTGTCTTGACCAATCTCTTGACCTATTCTTCGTTGGTCTTCCTTATGATGAATATCCTGGTAATGATTTTTGCTCAGTGTTTGAAAGAAGGAGATCTCTGGAAATTTTCACTGGGACTTAATTGTCTTAGCCTGGTTGTACTTAGCATTGGAATGgccatttttgtttctgtatattgGGATCTGTTTAATTTTTCTCAAGTGACCCCTGGATTCCTGGCTGTGCTGGTGGCATTGGGTGGCATGTCTCTACTCTGCTGGATCATACCACATAATATCAGCTTTGCCAATTAGATGTTTAGAGAAGTGAATCTTTTTCTCTTGTGAAAGTGTAACgtctttttactttattactagCTATTGATTTGCACAGCCTTAACCACTACATATAACCACTGAAACCTTACATTATACGTAGTACATATTTCTAAGTTTTCAAAGTGTGCCTAAACCCATCTGTGCCCACCTTGGAGAGACATCTGTCTTGGTGACAAGTGTTACTGAGGGCAAATCTTCACAATGGAGATGCTGGGTGCAAAATGCCTGAGAAAGATTCCAGTCTTTCCAAAAGAAAGTTCCTCTGACTTTTTTCTTGggtttataataattatttttgcatgGGCTTCTAAATACTGTGTTCCTTGTTTACGTTATATTTGTATTCATCATATAAAACCTAAATATGCACTGTtatcactttacattaaatacacTTATGAAATAATATGAGTAGGTATTTATGTTGGTAAATTGAAGGGCATCAGTATTGCCTGTGATCTCCATGCAGCTGTCTAATTCTGTGCCGTGTCTCTGTGCAGGTAGAATCAAGGACTAGCTTTCTGATGCCCAGCGATCTGAAGGGTGGGGGAATATTCAAGTAGCAGGTGGGAAGGAAAAAACACAGATCCATACAGAATGTATGAAGTAAAAATAGGGATATGCCTGTACTATAGGTCTTCAGGTACagatttctctccagcaaggagaacaatgagcactAAATCTCCTGTGACAGGCAGTCAGAAGCAGCAGTGCCTTAAGTCACACTTGGAaaaacaggaccactaggggcaCCAatgcttgcacaaaagtggtgtgagccctaagaagggccaaggcacagagtctaagcagcaaacAGGTGTTCTCCAGAGCCTATAGTGGTGAGGATGATGCGCTACTGATTACCgctaggttgcagtccttgggcacaccaggttgGGTACACGGATACGGTACTAAaacacaaggcagaagaattgtcaaggaaggctggagtGAAGGGGggcagg belongs to Pyxicephalus adspersus chromosome 2, UCB_Pads_2.0, whole genome shotgun sequence and includes:
- the TMEM140 gene encoding transmembrane protein 140; the protein is MAVVFSLPVASGSRSELFIAVFGSNENGYAATHVTGKSHRSGLCTSWLEIEKEGRIPRTCRDQQDTGKATEQGQLSSGSRKVLSSRLLGYLSILLQCAICALLVYALIFEGGDLVVSGCQKIGFYNYCLYNKTLGNCECIFDINDPSLAGRTSKHGFVLTNLLTYSSLVFLMMNILVMIFAQCLKEGDLWKFSLGLNCLSLVVLSIGMAIFVSVYWDLFNFSQVTPGFLAVLVALGGMSLLCWIIPHNISFAN